The Desulfovibrio sp. G11 region CACGAAACGGCACAGTTTTTGGCGGCAATGGTGATGCCGCGCTCGCGTTCAATGTCCATATTGTCCATGACGCGGTCGTCCATCTGCTGGCCGGCGCGAAGGCCGCCGCCCTGCTTGAAGAGCGCGTCCACCAGAGTGGTCTTGCCGTGGTCAACGTGGGCGATAATAGCAACGTTGCGAAGAGAATCGTTATAATGCATGGGCGCTTTGCCTTTTAGTGTAAAAAAATGAGTCCGGGCTGCGCTTGTACGTATTTTTTAAAGTTTTGTCATCATTGCCCGTATGAGGCGGCCCAGATTTTTACCCGCCTGGGCAGCCACAAGAATAATTTCTTCCAAAGGCGCCGGGGTCATACAGTCCGGCAAGTTTTTATTTGAAATACATGAAAGGCCAAGCACGCGCATACCCAGATGGCGCGCCGCAATGACCTCAAGCACCGTGCTCATGCCCACAGCATCGGCTCCCCACTGCCGGTACATGCGCGTTTCGGCAGGGGTTTCCATTTCAGGGCCGCGCACGCCAATGTACACGCCGCGTTCCAGCCGCAGGCCCAGCCTGGCGGAAGTTTCCATGGCAAGGGTGCGCAGGTCCGCATCAAAGGGCGCGCTCATGTCGGGAAAACGCGGTCCCCATTGCTCGCAGTTACAGCCGAGCAGAGGCGAATACCCCGTATGGTTGATAAAATCGCTCATACACATGATGGACCCGGCGTCAAAATGGGGATTAAGCGCCCCCGCCGCGTTGGTGATCACCAGCGTCTTGACGCCCATGGCCGCCATGACGCGCACCCCCATACACACTTCGGCCGGGCTGCGGCCTTCATAAAGGTGGCAGCGCCCCTGCTGGATAAGCACAGGACGGCCCGGTACATCGTCCTCGCCGCAGGATGAGGGAAAACGCCCCCACACAAAGGCTCCCACATGCGAATCCACGCTGGATACGGGAAAACCCGGCAGATCGGCATAAGGCACGGCTACCCGCTCCGCCAGCCGGTCCGCCAGACCCGAAAGCCCCGTACCCAGCACAAGACCAACGGGAACACTGTTGTCTTCTGCCGTAGCGCCGGTGATTTTTCGCATGCCCATAACCTGTGAAAAGCTGCATGGCGCAGCCTCCAGAGCCTTGCGCAGAGCCGCCGCGGCCGACTGGACTTCTTGCGGATTTTGCATATTATCCCTCCTGATTTTAACAGTGCCGCAGCGGGTAATGCCGCGCAATGACCGGGGGCGACTTTTTTCATCCGCCCACAGTACTGCGTGTGGATTTTCACACGGAAAGTGCGTATACTCGGTTGATACGAATCCTGTATAGCCCGCCCGGCCCAGTCCCACAAGGGCAAACCGGCGGGCCGGCCTACGCTTCGGCGACCGCGTTACGTGGCCGCGCCGGAACTATCAGACCAACAACTACCGCTTGCGCCCCCAGGGCGCCACATAATGAGGGAGACAGGCTTGGACAACGCTCAGGAAACCATTCCCCTGCACAAGCACAAAATTCTGGTAGCCAATCGCGGCGAAATAGCCATGCGCATCATGCGGGCCTGCCGCAAGCTGGGTGTGGCTTTTACCGCCATATTCACCGCCGAGGATGCGGCTTCGGGCCATGTACGCCTTGCGCGCGAAGAAGGTGGAGAAAAAAGCCTTTTTCGCGTTTCTTCCTACCACGACGCCAACGAGCTTATGTCTGTGGCTGACGAGGCAGGCTGCACCGCCGTGCATCCCGGCTACGGTTTTTTTGCCGAAGACTTCCGTTTTGCCCGCCGTGTGACCAAGCGCGATCGCAAACTCGTCTTTATCGGCCCTTCGTGGAAGATCATCCGTGAACTGGGCGACAAGATCAACACCAAGCGCCTGGCGCGCAGCCTTGGCGTGCCCACGGTTCCCGGCTCTGACCGGCCCATCTATGACGAGATGGAGGCAGAACGCATCGCCAAAAGCATCTTTGAATTTCAAGCCCAGCAAGGCATCACCCGCCCGCTGGTGCTGGTCAAGGCTTCGGCAGGCGGCGGCGGCATGGGCATCGAGGAAGTATACGACCCGGACCAGTTCCGCTCCGTCTACCGCCGCATCCGCAACTATGCCCTGCGCCAGTTCAAAGACGAAGGCGTACTCATCGAGCAGCGCATTACGGACTTTAACCACCTTGAAGTTCAGGTCGTTTCCGACCGCACAGGAATTAATCCCGTGCATTTCGGCACGCGTAACTGCTCCATCCAGTCCACAGGGCTGCAAAAGCGCATCGAGGTGGCCCCCGGCTTTGTTCCGGAAGAAATCAAGTACACCTTTGACGCCGGCAAGGTGCTCAAGGATATTGTCCATTACTCCCTGACCATGGCCCGCAAGGTCGGCTACGACAACGTGGGCACATGGGAATGGATCGTTACCCGCAAGGGCGAACCTTTCCTTATGGAAGTGAATACCCGCATCCAGGTGGAAAACGGCGTTTCGGCCCGCATTTCCAAGGTCAAGGGGCAGGGCGATGTGGACATCATTGCCGAACAGATACGTATCGGCCTTGGCGATCCCCTGGGCTATGCCCAGGACGACATCACTTTTGACGGCGTGGGCATCGAATACCGGCTCATCGCCGAAGACCCGGACAGCAACTTTACCCCCTGGGTAGGGCGCATTGAGCGCTTCCAGTGGAAAGAACAGCCGTGGCTGACCATGCTCACCCACGTTCCCACCCAGGAACCATACGAAATCCCGACCGAATTTGATCCAAACCTGGCTCTTGCCATCATATGGGGCAAAGACCTTGAAGAAGCCAAGGCCCGTGGTCTTGAATTTTTGCACGATCTGCGCCTTGAGGGGCATAACGGCGCAGGAGACACCCTAAAATCCAACGTAAACTTTTTAGCGGCCAATACGGAACGGATTCTCCGTTTCTGACCAAAGGAGCAAATCATGGGGACCCCCCAGTTTCCCACATGCGCTACCTGCCCCTTCAAGCGCGAAGACCGCCTGTGCGTCAAAGCCGGCGGCAAGCACCCTGCCAACTGCCCCACTGCCATGCGGCACGACCTGGGCGATGCGGCGCTGGGCTGTTACAAGGATGACATATTGCGCATGGCGCGCGAATCGGCCATTGTGGAATATAACTGTTACACGACGCTGCCCGACGGCACGCGCATTCCCTGCCACCCGCGCATTCTTGAAATTATGGAATACGCCATGGCCATGGGATACAAACGTCTCGGACTTCTGTTCTGCATCGGCCTGCGTGAAGACGCCAAGGCCTCTGCCGACATTTTCGAGGCTCACGGTTTTGAAGTGGTTTCGGTTATCTGCAAGGTCGGCAATGTATCCAAGAGCACTCTTGGCATTGACGCCGGGCACCTGCACAATCCCGCCAAGCCGGAGACCATGTGCAACCCGGTGCTGCAAGCCAAGATCATGAACGACGCCAAGGTGGAACTCAATATTCTGCTGGGCCTGTGTGTGGCGCACGATACCCTCGCCATGCGCTATCTTGAGGCCCCCACGACCGTTCTGGCCGTCAAGGACCGCATGCTCGGCAACAATCCGCTGGCCGCCCTGCACTCATCCTACTCCAATTACCTCAAAAAACCCGTTTAGCGGCGCATGCGAGTTATGGACAATAATATAGAGAAACGAATCCAGAGTCTGCGCGACAGGCTCAGTTATATGGTGGACATTTTTGCCGGCAAGCACAAAGACAATGCGCAACTGCTGGAAGAAAAGCTCACCTCTTTCGCGGCACGCGCCCGTGCGGGGGAAATTGAAGACCCCTATGCGGAGCTGGCCACGGTTGAAGACCTGTTCTGCTATGTGGAGCGCCGCCTTGAAGGCAACATTACTCCCATGGACAAGGTGCGCATCGTGCGCCACCCGCAGCGCATCTGTCTGCGGGACATCCTGGAAAACGTCTACGACAACTTCACCGAAGTCGGGGGACAGGACGAGCACAGCCTGGACCCCAGCATGCTCATAGCCCGCGCCGTCATTACCCGGCGCAGGGGCAAGAAGACCTATACCCAGTCCGTCATGGTTATCGGGCAGGAAAAAGGCCACGGGGCGGAGTTCCGCAACGGCGGCTCGGTCAAGCCCTGGGGCAACGCCAAGGCGCAGCAGTATATGCGCGTTGCGGAAACCGAGGGCATTCCCGTACATGCCTATATCTTCACGCCCGGCTCGTATCCCATTGAGGACTACCCCGGCGCGGCCCAGCAGATCGCGCGCAATATCTACAGCATGGCCGGTCTGCGCGTACCCGTTATCGCCGTCATTTCCGAAGGCGGTTCCGGCGGGGCCGAGGCCATAGGCCTGGCGGATAAAAGGCTGATGCTTTCGCATGGCTACTATTCGGTCATTTCACCCGAAGGGGCCGCAGCCATTGAAGGCCGCCTCAAGTCCGGGCAGCGTGCTGCCCCCGAACTGATCGAGCACTGCGCCCAGAACCTCAAGATCACCGCGCAGGACAACATCAAGTTCGGCTATATCGATCGCATCGTGCAGGAGCCGCCACTGGGCGCGCGCCCCTGGCACTTCGACTTTTTCCGCACCTTGCGGCAAGAAGTCATACGCGCCACAGACGAAGTAGTGGTTTCCACCCGCGTGATGCCCATCCTCAAGGGCTTCACGCTTTCACGCCTGCGCAGGCCCGATGCCAACCTGGATGAAATGCATACCCGCTGGGGGCTTTCTTCCAAGGCCAAAGACCGCCTGCGCGAACGCCGCCAGCAGAAGTTTCTGCGGCTTTCCCGTCAGGCGGCGCGTGACCGCAGGCCCTTCATCACCAAGATGGCGGGCGCAGCCTGGGACTGGATATCCAAGCCCTGGGTCAGCTTCAAATACGACTTCTATCGCAAGCATCAACGCCGCATCCGTACCTTTATGGAAGAAATGGGCAACGAGTGGGATGTGTTCAAGGGCCGCCTGCTGGCTCCCTGGCACAAGCTTACCCATAAACTGCCCGGCAAGCAGGACAACAAGGCCAGGGAACTCATGGCCCTTTCCACCTGGGCAGACGATTCGCGCCGCCTCAAGTGGAACTACATATCCCCGCGCTACAAGGCCGACCGTACGGTTACCTGCCCCAACAGCGCCTCTTACGGCTGCCTGGACCTCTGGGGACCGGACCTTTTCGCCGAATTCGCGGGCGTGTGCAGCCATTGCGGCTACCACTTCCCCATGGAGCCGGAATGGTATGTAAAAAACGTCTTTGACGCCGGTTCGGTCTTTGAGTTCAACAGCGAAATCGAAGCGGGCAATCCGCTGGACTTCCCCGACTTCAACGACCGCGTCGCCGCTGCCCAGAAAAAAACCGGGGCCAAAAGCGGCTGCATGACCTTCGAGGCCCGTATCGACAATACCAAGATGGTGGTAGCCATGCTTATGGGTACCTTCCGCGGCGGCTCCGTGGGCGCGGCCGAAGGCTACAAGTTTGTGGAAGCCGCCCAGCGCGCCGAGAAAAAACGCTATCCCTTCCTGGCATACGTACACGGCACGGCGGGCATACGCATTCAGGAAGGCACACACGGTGTCATCCAGATGCCGCGCTGCACAGTGGCTGTGCGCCGCTATATCGAATCCGGCGGCCTGTACATGGTGCTGTACGACACCAACTCCTTTGCCGGGCCAGTCGCCAGCTTTCTTGGCTGCTCGCCCTACCAGTTCGCCGTGCGTTCATCCAACATCGGCTTTGCCGGGCCGGGCGTTATCAAGGAAACCACGGGGATGGACATCCCGCCGAAGTACCACCGCTCGTACCGCGCCCTGTCACGCGGGCACATCCAGGGCATATGGGACAGAAGGCAGGTGCGCGCCAACCTCAAGCAGGCGCTGCTCACCATCGGCGGCAGAAACCTTTATTACCGGTAGGCAAAAAAGCATGCCGGGGACGGATGACAAGGCGTTGCCGCCAGATCAGCGCTTTCGTTCCCGGCCGTAAAAACTGCGCTGCAGGCAGGGGATGCACCCCGCCGCCTGATGCGTACGCCCCGGTGATGTGCCCCCGGGTACGCCCGCGCCGGAACAGCCGGAATGCGGGCAGCGCCGCCACCAGGGCGGCCCGGCAAAACCGCCACGCACATCACACAGGGCAACCCTGAAGAAAACCAGGCGCCCGCGCCGCTCCGGCGGTACGCGCGCCCAAGCATATAACGGACCAAGCATGATCAACATATCTTCACTGCTGGACGAAATAAAGGCTTCGCCCTACCGCGAAATAGTCATCCGTACGCCCCATACGGGCCGCGTCACCTTTGCGGGACTCAAGCAGGGCGATCAGGCCCTGGGGCCGCAGGGCCAGTGGAAAGAAAAGCCCGGAACGCTCATTGCCACGCTGGAGCGCGAGCACAATCCCAAGCCCATCTGCGCGCCTGAAAAAGGCGAGGTGAGCGTGATACACAGCGAACTTGAGGGCCAGTTTGTAGAGGCGGGCGCGCCCCTTGCCGTGCTGCGCCATATGCTGACCAAGGATGAGGTACAAAGCATCATCCTGAAAAAAACCCTGCACCTCTTCCGTGCGCCCGAACGCGCCAAATACTATTTTACGCCTGAAGTGGACAAAAAGATCCGCGCCTCCGACGCCCAGTCCGTGGCTGTACGGGACGGTATGGAACTGCTCATCATGTCGCGCATGAAACGCGAGGTTCCCCTCTGCTATACGGGACCCGACGGCGTGATTTACGCAGTCTACTTCAAGATCAACGACAATATGGATGCGGGCGCGCCGCTTTTGGGCGTATGCCCCAAGGACCAGTTGCCGGCCATCCAGGACGTGATCATGCGTGTACAGACCGAATGGACCGAAAAGGAATAGGCCCGCGCGATTCCGGCCGGGCAAACATCACGGAGGCTACTCATGGGCAAGGCTTTACAGATTCGCGTCTCTGCCGTGACATGGAACGAAGACCTGCTTGAAAAGCTGTGGCCCAAACTCACAGAGCTTGCCTTCAGCGTACCCATCAAGCACGAAAAGCACGGCGTTCTTGAAATGGTGCGCGCCCTCGGCGACGGCCTGCAGTTTTTGCCCTGGTCCGAAGCCAGGCGCAAGGCCATGGGTCCCGGCATTGAAGAAGCCGTGCGCCTCAAGCAGGCACTGGAAGCGGCGCTGGCCGACTGGCAGCCCCGTGAGGCCAATATTTTAAGTGACAAACTTGAAGACGTGCTGGATACTCTTGAAAAGGCCTTTGTGGCCTGAGATATCCGGAACAAGCAGTATTATCGGAGACTTTCACATGCTTAATAAAGTCATGATCATCGGCCGCCTGGGGCGCGACCCCGAATTGCGCTACACCCAGAGCGGCTCGCCTGTGGCTAGCCTCAATATAGCCACCGACGAATCCTATACCGACCGCGACGGCAACAAGGTGGACCGCACCGAATGGCATCGCGTATCCGTTTTTCAGCGCCAGGCCGAAAACTGTGCCAACTACCTGACCAAAGGCAGCCTTGTGTACGTGGAAGGTAGCCTGCAGACTCGCAAATGGCAGGATCAGCAGGGGCAGGACCGCTATACCACAGAAATCAAGGCCCAGCGCGTGCAGTTTCTTGACCGCAAAGGCGATGCCCCGCGCGGTGAAGGCAGCGGCGGACGCGGCTATGAGGACGATTACGGCGCTGCTGCGCCCCGCGGCAATGCCCCCCGTGGCGGCCAGGGTGCTCCGCGCCAGCAGAGCCAGGGCAACCGCAGACCTGCGGATGACGACCTTGGCCCGGCCTTTCCTTCTGAGGCCTCCAATATGGATGAAGTCCCCTTCTAGAGCATTCAGCCTTTGAGAATATACGTTCTTAAGGTTAAGGCACGCTCTTACGGCGGACGGCAGATCACGCAGCCATCGGCGCAATCTGCCTTTGAGCGCAGCCATGCACAAAGGGTTACGGTGTCCCGTCCGGCGTTGGCAGCCCCAGACCGTTGTACCCGCCTTTTCAGGCAGCCCCGCACTCGGACCATCGCCAGAGCGCCACAATAAAGCCGTTCCAGGCTGCCGCTCTCTTCCCTTCTGTTTTACACGCCTGCCGCACGGCATATGCAACACGTGCTCCAGCTCTCAGGACTGGAGCACGTGTTGCATTGAAGCCCACTGTTCTTCCTACGGCTTGGCGGCCTCCGGCTTGCCACAGCCAACGCACTGACGGCACGGCTGCGGGCAGGCAGGATATAATATGCACTGCCGCTGGCTACTGCCCCATTTGCCAACAGCCTCACAAGGCTGCTGGCCCCCCAGACATGATCTGCCTGCTTACATCAACAGATTCGGGCTATTGCACCCTGCCGCCGTGCGCACAGGCCTTTGCCCCTGCGCGAAAGAAACGCGGCAGGCGCGGCTTCCCTGAAAAAGCGATGCGGCAACAGTCCGTCTTTTCAAATAATCTTTTCATCCGCGTTTTAAAAAGCGCCCTCCATGAGATTGCGAAAAAAAGCGCCATCGAACTTTTGAGGGCAGCTATCAGCAGACAGAGGCAAGTTAATCCTGTCTTCGGCGATTGCGGCAAAACCATGACAATATAGTTTTAATACAATAAAATAAACATATTATACGAAGCATCTTCATACTATGACATTTATTGTTCATATAAAAATCCCTTTATCTGTACTATTTTTCTCCATCCGGACAAATGACAAAACAGAGGCAATGTGCGTTTTTTTCAGCCGGGGGGCTTCTCTTTTTTAAAAACATGCCGTAAGATGGTATTTATGTTTTTTGGCTTTAACAAAGGCCTTTTCGCATTTTCGCATGTTTGAAAGTCAGGAAATTTTGCGAGAGGTAGTTGACTTTTTGTTAGATTATTCACAAGATGGATTTCGAAAGAAGCCCTCCCCATTTCGGCTGTGCGTGCTGCCGTTGCGGGAGGCTGTCATAACCAAAACACGGAGGATTTCGCGATGTCCAAGTTGGTAGCTCCTCACGGCGGTAAGGGTCTGGTCTGTTGCCTGCTTGAAGGCAAGGCCCTGGAAGATGAAAAGAAAAAGGCCGCTGGCCTCAAGCAGATCGAAATTTCTTCCCGCGCCAAGGGCGACCTCATCATGATGGGCATTGGCGGCTTTTCGCCTCTGAACGGTTTCATGAACAAGGCCGACTGGAAGAGCGTGTGCGAAAAAATGACCCTCACCGACGGCACCTTCTGGCCCGTGCCCGTAACCCTTGACGTCTCCGCTGCCGAAGCCAAGAGCATCAAGGCCGGTGAAGAAGTGGCCCTGGTCCGCAAGGGCGAAGTCATGGCCACCATGAAGGTCGAAGAAATCTATGAAATGACCGAAGCCGACAAAAAGATGGAGTGCGAGCTGGTCTTCAAGGGCGAAGGCCCTGACTCTGAAAAATTCTGGGAAGTGGCCCCCGAAGACCATCCCGGCGTGAAAATGGTTCTGGCCCAGAAAGAATACAATATCGCCGGTCCCGTCAAAGTGCTCTCGCAGGGCGAATTCCCCGAGAAATTCCCCGGCGTGTACATGACCCCCGCCCAGCTGCGCGCCAAGATGGACGAACGCGGCTGGCAGAAGGTTGCCGCCCTGCAGCTGCGCAACCCCATGCACCGCTCGCATGAATACCTTGCCAAAATCGGCGTGGAAGTGTGCGATGGTGTTGTCATCCACTCCCTGGTCGGCTCCCTGAAGCCCGGCGACATCCCGGCCGAAGTGCGCGTGAAGTGCATCGACACCCTGGTGGACAAGTACTTTGTGAAAGACTTTGTCATCCAGGCCGGTTACCCCCTGGACATGCGCTATGCCGGCCCGCGTGAAGCCCTGCTGCACGCCACCTTCCGTCAGAACTACGGCATCAACAACCTGCTGGTGGGTCGCGACCACGCCGGTGTGGGCGACTTCTACGGCATGTTTGAAGCCCAGGAGATCTTCCGCAAGATGCCCACCCCCGCAGATTCCGGCAAGCGCCTGCTCTGCGAACCCCTGAACATTGACTGGACCTTCTACTGCAAGAAGTGCGACGGCATGGCCAGCATGCGCACCTGCCCGCACGGCAAGGAAGACCGCGTCATCCTGTCCGGCACCAAGCTGCGCAAGATGCTTTCTGAAGGCGCGGATGTACCGGATCACTTTGGCCGCGATGAAGTGCTCGCCATCCTGCGCGAATACTACTCCGGTCTTACCGAAAAAGTCGAAGTCAAGATGCAGCGTGCCGCCTCTGGTTCCACCATGTAGGGTTGCCGCAGTCACAACGCGAAAGGACGTCCGCAAGGGCGTCCTTTTGTTTTGCCCTGCATGCCTTGCAGCCACACCATGCTTTACCTGAAGGCAAAAAAAGCCTATAGAGGCATGATACATTCAGGATACAGGACTCGTGCCGCGGCTGCCGCCGCCGCGCGGTCCGGTCCGTTTCTTTGCAAGTTCCGGCGGCGCGCCCGCCAAACCCATATTACAGGTGGTTCATGAACCGATCCCACGAAATCGTTACCGGCGCTCTGCTTCTTGCCCTGCTGGCCGCGGCATTTTGCGTATGGAGCGCCCTTGGCAACGAAGTAAATCTGTGTGTGACGGCAGGCTGCTCCCTGTACCAGGACAGCACCGTGGCGGGCATTTCGCTGTGGTGGATCGGGGCCGGCGTTTTCGCAGTCCTGTGCTTTCTGGCCCTGCTGGGCGCCGCCCACTGGGGCCGCACGCTGGCTGCGCTGGCCCTGGTGGGTGATGTGGGCCTGCTGCTGGTCATGGCGCTTACCGCACCCTGCATAAGCTGTCTGGTGGTGGCGGTTTTCTTTGTGCTCACCTATATGAGTTTTCGCCAGGCAGCCACCGCGCGCAGCCGCTCGGGCAAGGCGGGCCGTTCCCTCCTCGTGCTGGTGTGGGGTCTGCTCTTCATCATCAACCTGGGCGCTGTGGCGCGGTCACAGGCCACTGTGTGGCCCATTACCGACAACCACGACAGCGCCACGGTGCGCATGTTCTTTTCGCCGTCCTGCTCCAGTTGCCGTGAGGGCGTGGCCATTCTTTCCGGACATGTAGACGTGGCCTTCTACCCCCTGGCCGAAAACGATGCGGACGTGTACCGTGTGGCGCAGATGATCCGCCTGCTGGACCAGGGCGACAGCATGGCCGAGGCCATGACCCGCTCGCAGGACGCGACCGCCCCCGGGGGCCTTGGTTCGTGGAGTCCGGATATGATATGGCTGCGCTTCCGTATGCTGCGCAACAAGGCCCATGTGTTCGTATCCGGCGCGCAGACCGTACCTTTTTTTGAATATCACGGGCTGCCCTCCATGCTGGTCAAGCAGGGCAAAAACACCGGCCCGCGCGGATCCGGCAGCAATGCTGCCCCGACCGGCGGCTTTTCGGGCATGCCGGGAACCGGCCAATGGCAAGGCCAGCCGGGCGGCACGAACGACGCCCTGCCGCTGGAGCCGCAAATTGCGGGCCAGTGCGGCGGCCCTGCCCCCTGCCCGGAATAGGCTGCGGGCGCAGATTTGCGCCTGCCCGGACGCTGCCGGGCAAAAAGCCTGCCGCAAGCTGGCAACAGCCATGGCAGGCCGGCCCCGTGAGGGGCAACGACGGGGATATCTGAAAAAAGGGAGCAGCCCCGCAGCAGACAGCATAACGCCTCTGCTG contains the following coding sequences:
- a CDS encoding single-stranded DNA-binding protein, translated to MLNKVMIIGRLGRDPELRYTQSGSPVASLNIATDESYTDRDGNKVDRTEWHRVSVFQRQAENCANYLTKGSLVYVEGSLQTRKWQDQQGQDRYTTEIKAQRVQFLDRKGDAPRGEGSGGRGYEDDYGAAAPRGNAPRGGQGAPRQQSQGNRRPADDDLGPAFPSEASNMDEVPF
- a CDS encoding DUF1847 domain-containing protein yields the protein MGTPQFPTCATCPFKREDRLCVKAGGKHPANCPTAMRHDLGDAALGCYKDDILRMARESAIVEYNCYTTLPDGTRIPCHPRILEIMEYAMAMGYKRLGLLFCIGLREDAKASADIFEAHGFEVVSVICKVGNVSKSTLGIDAGHLHNPAKPETMCNPVLQAKIMNDAKVELNILLGLCVAHDTLAMRYLEAPTTVLAVKDRMLGNNPLAALHSSYSNYLKKPV
- a CDS encoding biotin carboxylase N-terminal domain-containing protein, with the translated sequence MRETGLDNAQETIPLHKHKILVANRGEIAMRIMRACRKLGVAFTAIFTAEDAASGHVRLAREEGGEKSLFRVSSYHDANELMSVADEAGCTAVHPGYGFFAEDFRFARRVTKRDRKLVFIGPSWKIIRELGDKINTKRLARSLGVPTVPGSDRPIYDEMEAERIAKSIFEFQAQQGITRPLVLVKASAGGGGMGIEEVYDPDQFRSVYRRIRNYALRQFKDEGVLIEQRITDFNHLEVQVVSDRTGINPVHFGTRNCSIQSTGLQKRIEVAPGFVPEEIKYTFDAGKVLKDIVHYSLTMARKVGYDNVGTWEWIVTRKGEPFLMEVNTRIQVENGVSARISKVKGQGDVDIIAEQIRIGLGDPLGYAQDDITFDGVGIEYRLIAEDPDSNFTPWVGRIERFQWKEQPWLTMLTHVPTQEPYEIPTEFDPNLALAIIWGKDLEEAKARGLEFLHDLRLEGHNGAGDTLKSNVNFLAANTERILRF
- a CDS encoding biotin attachment protein, with translation MINISSLLDEIKASPYREIVIRTPHTGRVTFAGLKQGDQALGPQGQWKEKPGTLIATLEREHNPKPICAPEKGEVSVIHSELEGQFVEAGAPLAVLRHMLTKDEVQSIILKKTLHLFRAPERAKYYFTPEVDKKIRASDAQSVAVRDGMELLIMSRMKREVPLCYTGPDGVIYAVYFKINDNMDAGAPLLGVCPKDQLPAIQDVIMRVQTEWTEKE
- the sat gene encoding sulfate adenylyltransferase, encoding MSKLVAPHGGKGLVCCLLEGKALEDEKKKAAGLKQIEISSRAKGDLIMMGIGGFSPLNGFMNKADWKSVCEKMTLTDGTFWPVPVTLDVSAAEAKSIKAGEEVALVRKGEVMATMKVEEIYEMTEADKKMECELVFKGEGPDSEKFWEVAPEDHPGVKMVLAQKEYNIAGPVKVLSQGEFPEKFPGVYMTPAQLRAKMDERGWQKVAALQLRNPMHRSHEYLAKIGVEVCDGVVIHSLVGSLKPGDIPAEVRVKCIDTLVDKYFVKDFVIQAGYPLDMRYAGPREALLHATFRQNYGINNLLVGRDHAGVGDFYGMFEAQEIFRKMPTPADSGKRLLCEPLNIDWTFYCKKCDGMASMRTCPHGKEDRVILSGTKLRKMLSEGADVPDHFGRDEVLAILREYYSGLTEKVEVKMQRAASGSTM
- a CDS encoding acetyl-CoA carboxylase: MDNNIEKRIQSLRDRLSYMVDIFAGKHKDNAQLLEEKLTSFAARARAGEIEDPYAELATVEDLFCYVERRLEGNITPMDKVRIVRHPQRICLRDILENVYDNFTEVGGQDEHSLDPSMLIARAVITRRRGKKTYTQSVMVIGQEKGHGAEFRNGGSVKPWGNAKAQQYMRVAETEGIPVHAYIFTPGSYPIEDYPGAAQQIARNIYSMAGLRVPVIAVISEGGSGGAEAIGLADKRLMLSHGYYSVISPEGAAAIEGRLKSGQRAAPELIEHCAQNLKITAQDNIKFGYIDRIVQEPPLGARPWHFDFFRTLRQEVIRATDEVVVSTRVMPILKGFTLSRLRRPDANLDEMHTRWGLSSKAKDRLRERRQQKFLRLSRQAARDRRPFITKMAGAAWDWISKPWVSFKYDFYRKHQRRIRTFMEEMGNEWDVFKGRLLAPWHKLTHKLPGKQDNKARELMALSTWADDSRRLKWNYISPRYKADRTVTCPNSASYGCLDLWGPDLFAEFAGVCSHCGYHFPMEPEWYVKNVFDAGSVFEFNSEIEAGNPLDFPDFNDRVAAAQKKTGAKSGCMTFEARIDNTKMVVAMLMGTFRGGSVGAAEGYKFVEAAQRAEKKRYPFLAYVHGTAGIRIQEGTHGVIQMPRCTVAVRRYIESGGLYMVLYDTNSFAGPVASFLGCSPYQFAVRSSNIGFAGPGVIKETTGMDIPPKYHRSYRALSRGHIQGIWDRRQVRANLKQALLTIGGRNLYYR
- a CDS encoding purine-nucleoside phosphorylase; protein product: MQNPQEVQSAAAALRKALEAAPCSFSQVMGMRKITGATAEDNSVPVGLVLGTGLSGLADRLAERVAVPYADLPGFPVSSVDSHVGAFVWGRFPSSCGEDDVPGRPVLIQQGRCHLYEGRSPAEVCMGVRVMAAMGVKTLVITNAAGALNPHFDAGSIMCMSDFINHTGYSPLLGCNCEQWGPRFPDMSAPFDADLRTLAMETSARLGLRLERGVYIGVRGPEMETPAETRMYRQWGADAVGMSTVLEVIAARHLGMRVLGLSCISNKNLPDCMTPAPLEEIILVAAQAGKNLGRLIRAMMTKL